In the Metabacillus endolithicus genome, one interval contains:
- a CDS encoding ArdC-like ssDNA-binding domain-containing protein has protein sequence MKNTKTKVNRQEKVKEAFELVKKGAVDIAKSSNFQRFLKFSASFHNYSFRNQLLIWIQKPSATFVAGFETWKKRGRYVKKGEKGIMILAPMKITRKNDEHEEDEEFMLFRPIYVFDISQTEGEPIPSIGEYVKTLNGETDLYEKIKAISPFPVTETTDCKGADGYYRIKEKDIFIDSKNSTSHKLLTLIHEMGHGLLHADRNNIPSKAVREIEAECVGFVTCHALGIDTSENSFGYIASYGRSRSDELIDKSRERINRVCTSNLRRLRGYLRCNRR, from the coding sequence ATGAAAAATACAAAAACAAAGGTTAATCGTCAAGAAAAAGTGAAGGAAGCTTTTGAATTAGTGAAAAAGGGTGCTGTAGATATTGCTAAAAGTTCTAACTTTCAACGTTTTTTAAAATTTTCCGCATCATTCCACAATTACTCTTTCAGAAATCAACTATTGATCTGGATTCAAAAACCAAGTGCTACATTTGTTGCTGGATTTGAAACATGGAAAAAAAGAGGAAGGTATGTGAAAAAGGGAGAGAAAGGGATTATGATTTTAGCTCCTATGAAAATCACCAGAAAAAACGATGAACATGAGGAAGATGAAGAATTTATGTTATTTCGTCCAATATATGTTTTCGATATATCTCAAACAGAAGGTGAACCTATCCCTTCAATTGGTGAATATGTCAAGACTTTAAATGGAGAGACGGATCTTTATGAAAAAATCAAAGCTATAAGCCCATTTCCTGTAACAGAAACTACAGATTGTAAGGGTGCTGATGGTTATTACCGCATTAAGGAAAAAGATATTTTCATTGATTCTAAAAATTCTACGTCTCATAAGTTGTTAACTCTAATTCATGAAATGGGTCATGGGTTATTACATGCAGATAGAAATAACATTCCGAGTAAAGCAGTGAGAGAAATTGAAGCTGAATGTGTTGGATTTGTGACCTGTCATGCTTTAGGTATAGACACTTCTGAAAATTCTTTTGGGTATATTGCTTCCTATGGAAGAAGTAGGTCAGATGAATTAATTGATAAAAGTAGAGAAAGAATTAATAGGGTTTGTACATCGAATCTTAGGAGACTTCGAGGATACTTACGTTGCAATAGAAGATAA
- a CDS encoding PrgI family protein, whose translation MRTRMPFNTEAERKSIRGVSWRQATYILFAALVYLSIASEILFSGRFTFIVGFVLCALTLPITAPFLILAFLKNGKSGYYYDQHLIFLSKFKKSQTGIWRQ comes from the coding sequence ATGCGTACTAGAATGCCGTTTAATACTGAAGCGGAACGGAAAAGCATTAGAGGGGTTTCGTGGAGACAAGCAACTTACATTTTATTTGCTGCATTAGTTTACCTATCAATAGCTTCAGAGATTTTATTTTCAGGAAGATTCACATTTATTGTTGGATTTGTTCTTTGTGCATTGACTTTGCCAATAACAGCACCTTTTCTGATTTTGGCATTTTTAAAGAATGGGAAATCAGGATACTACTACGATCAACATCTTATATTTCTTTCGAAGTTTAAGAAATCTCAAACAGGTATCTGGAGGCAATAA
- a CDS encoding VirB4 family type IV secretion system protein, giving the protein MGLFKKKKAASPELTEEQDIEQEESRASKKGKKAKEDLHAVARQSYFDKIGSAGVHFPEHVKDRAYQCDQRAGAEYSSRSYILDFGNTSISTGELETLYRAGASNITFHLTKLTKNQATRKYKNAVTDEGSRVIQARKSGNDIEENEALKARSNAERLLDEISDGYNDGFLGTMVVTLFAKDDKTLDNIGMLIQDTLEHNEHNLRPLYARQKDGWLSALPFSGNRLTATVDRRFFDRTSIVAASPFYSSKIPFSGGVPVGANLHNQNMEFLNVFAPYLDNYSSLIVGASGSGKSFSNKYISSSQVLLGYRIFSIDPDGENGPICVLMGGKEVEIREGGSCTINICALTEEEIEQTLPNGRRVSKVIVPIGSKVGRLITFYNKLLDGISSLEKELLKKAIMDVIEEWGITENPESLYENEKTPVRLSNGDITYKKQRKPEFTLSDIYKQILKNTTLGYNLHDFSYQEIIDPDARRLIKVLRGYLRDRPDGKILDGETQFNGEKIDNLLDDICWVNFNMKAVEGSDIYDIIMHVLTLLGWEYFVKRPSLRRFKKRLKIEEAWRMKRIDGAMQFVEELARRSRKYQAGVDIITQDLNPFLEDSDGQAVVKQATSALFLRLGSVDDEEKRKLQSIFNLSEGELQIICRKPAESEDSQTKGEGILRVGGSSAYVKVQVSDEMRGFIDTDTDYLINNGLLPGLEEYDKQEEEEVREASLV; this is encoded by the coding sequence ATGGGGCTATTTAAAAAGAAGAAGGCTGCATCGCCTGAGTTAACAGAAGAACAAGATATAGAACAAGAAGAGAGTAGAGCAAGTAAAAAAGGAAAAAAAGCTAAAGAGGATTTACACGCTGTAGCAAGACAAAGTTATTTCGATAAAATTGGTTCAGCAGGTGTGCATTTTCCTGAACATGTTAAAGATCGTGCATACCAATGTGACCAAAGAGCAGGTGCAGAATATTCTTCTAGGTCCTACATTTTAGATTTTGGTAATACCTCTATATCTACAGGAGAATTAGAGACATTGTATCGTGCAGGAGCTAGTAATATAACGTTTCACCTTACTAAACTCACTAAAAACCAAGCGACTCGTAAATATAAGAATGCAGTTACAGACGAAGGTTCTCGTGTTATTCAAGCGAGAAAGTCAGGAAACGATATTGAGGAAAACGAAGCTCTAAAAGCAAGATCAAACGCAGAACGCCTGCTGGATGAGATTAGTGATGGTTACAATGATGGTTTCTTAGGTACAATGGTTGTTACGTTATTTGCAAAGGACGACAAGACCCTTGATAACATAGGAATGTTAATCCAAGATACCTTAGAACATAACGAACATAATCTGAGACCGTTGTACGCTCGCCAAAAGGATGGATGGTTATCAGCTCTACCATTCTCGGGTAATCGACTTACCGCAACAGTTGATAGAAGATTCTTTGATAGGACTTCAATTGTTGCTGCTTCTCCATTCTATTCTTCTAAAATTCCATTCAGCGGTGGTGTACCTGTTGGTGCGAATTTACACAATCAAAATATGGAATTTTTAAATGTATTTGCCCCTTACTTAGATAACTATTCTTCTCTTATAGTTGGTGCCTCTGGTTCTGGTAAATCATTCAGTAACAAGTATATTTCCAGTTCACAAGTATTACTAGGATATCGGATCTTTAGTATTGATCCTGATGGGGAGAATGGACCTATATGTGTACTTATGGGCGGAAAAGAGGTTGAGATACGTGAAGGTGGATCTTGTACAATTAATATTTGTGCTTTGACCGAAGAAGAAATTGAACAGACTTTACCAAATGGAAGAAGAGTTTCAAAAGTTATCGTACCAATAGGTTCAAAAGTTGGTAGATTAATAACGTTCTACAATAAGTTGTTAGATGGAATCTCTTCTCTTGAAAAGGAATTATTAAAAAAAGCAATTATGGATGTAATTGAAGAATGGGGTATTACAGAGAATCCAGAATCACTGTATGAAAATGAAAAAACTCCAGTTAGATTATCAAATGGAGATATTACGTATAAAAAACAACGTAAACCTGAATTTACCCTATCTGATATCTACAAACAAATATTAAAGAATACAACCTTAGGATATAATCTGCATGATTTTTCATATCAAGAAATTATTGATCCTGATGCGAGAAGATTAATTAAGGTATTAAGAGGATACCTAAGAGATCGACCAGATGGAAAAATTCTCGATGGTGAAACCCAGTTTAATGGGGAGAAAATCGATAACCTACTTGATGATATATGTTGGGTAAACTTTAACATGAAAGCTGTAGAAGGATCTGATATATACGACATTATCATGCATGTCCTTACACTATTAGGATGGGAATACTTCGTTAAGAGGCCTTCTTTACGTAGATTTAAAAAACGCTTGAAGATCGAGGAAGCATGGAGAATGAAAAGAATTGATGGTGCTATGCAATTCGTTGAGGAACTAGCACGCCGTAGTCGTAAGTATCAGGCGGGTGTAGATATTATTACACAGGATTTAAATCCGTTCTTAGAAGATTCAGATGGACAAGCAGTTGTAAAGCAAGCAACAAGTGCATTGTTCCTTCGATTAGGTTCAGTTGATGATGAGGAAAAACGAAAATTGCAGTCAATTTTTAACTTGTCTGAGGGTGAACTACAAATCATTTGTCGTAAGCCTGCTGAATCAGAAGATTCCCAAACTAAAGGGGAAGGAATACTTCGTGTTGGTGGATCTTCTGCATATGTAAAAGTACAAGTAAGTGATGAAATGCGTGGGTTTATTGATACTGATACGGACTATCTAATAAATAATGGTCTTCTACCAGGTTTAGAAGAGTATGACAAGCAGGAAGAAGAAGAAGTTAGAGAGGCGTCATTAGTATGA
- a CDS encoding reverse transcriptase/maturase family protein translates to MRSPNTVLDSLEKQSIRKDYKFERIYRNLYNVEFYLMAYARINAKEGNMTQGVDGQTIDGMSLERIERLIESMKDCSYQPKPSKRVYIPKKKTGKRPLGIPSFEDKLVQEVVRLLVEAMYEKTFSPHSHGFRPEKSCHTALMQVKDRFTGAKWFIEGDIKGFFDNIDHHKLITLLKRRIEDEKFINLIWKFLKAGYLEDWHYHKTYSGTPQGGIISPILSNIYLHELDEFIMSYKENFDKGKGRRRLKEYRTREARLYRANARYKEKWSEMDEIEKEEARQHLDELKNHMMELPYKDPMDENYKRIQYVRYADDFIIGVIGSKKDCQQIKHDISNFLNQEMKIELSQEKTLITHSSKRARFLGYDIKISHDNKTTKYTASGHKQRTRTMSCELLLPHEVWRNKLIEYKALKIDKKTNKWESTHRAHLLQNDDLEILTIYNAEIRGLYNYYKLANNVYKLDGFKFIMEYSMYKTFANKYKSSVRKIHRKYSINGDFAVRYDTANGSKIAYFYKDGFKKQLLPSSYSDVDVISKTRNIIYNRTGLIERLLAGQCEWCYSKNVELEIHHIKKLKNLDGKKRWEKRMIERNRKTMALCKKCHLDLHNGKLD, encoded by the coding sequence ATGAGAAGTCCAAACACTGTGTTAGACAGTCTAGAAAAACAGTCAATACGCAAAGATTACAAATTCGAACGAATCTATCGAAATCTTTATAATGTAGAATTCTATTTAATGGCTTACGCAAGGATTAATGCGAAGGAAGGCAATATGACACAAGGTGTCGATGGACAAACCATTGATGGGATGAGTCTAGAACGTATAGAACGATTAATTGAAAGTATGAAAGATTGTAGTTATCAACCTAAACCGTCCAAAAGGGTATACATTCCAAAAAAGAAAACTGGTAAAAGACCATTAGGCATACCATCTTTCGAAGATAAACTCGTACAAGAAGTAGTAAGGTTGTTAGTCGAAGCGATGTATGAAAAAACATTTTCTCCACATTCTCATGGGTTTCGACCAGAAAAAAGCTGTCATACAGCACTCATGCAAGTAAAAGACAGATTTACCGGAGCAAAATGGTTTATCGAAGGAGATATTAAAGGTTTCTTTGATAATATTGATCATCACAAGTTAATAACACTACTTAAAAGAAGAATTGAAGATGAGAAATTCATCAATCTGATTTGGAAGTTTCTGAAGGCTGGCTATCTAGAAGACTGGCACTATCACAAAACGTACAGTGGTACTCCGCAAGGGGGTATTATCAGTCCAATCCTATCAAATATTTATTTACATGAACTTGATGAATTTATCATGTCTTACAAGGAGAACTTTGATAAAGGAAAAGGAAGAAGACGACTAAAAGAGTATCGTACACGTGAAGCCAGACTCTACCGTGCGAATGCTAGGTATAAAGAGAAATGGTCTGAAATGGATGAAATAGAAAAAGAAGAAGCACGTCAACACTTGGACGAGTTGAAAAATCACATGATGGAATTACCCTATAAAGACCCTATGGACGAAAACTACAAACGAATACAATACGTGCGATACGCCGATGATTTCATTATTGGGGTTATTGGTAGTAAAAAAGATTGTCAGCAAATAAAACATGACATCAGTAATTTTCTCAATCAAGAAATGAAAATTGAATTGTCTCAAGAAAAAACGCTCATTACTCATTCTAGTAAAAGAGCAAGATTTCTTGGATATGACATCAAAATTAGTCATGATAATAAAACGACAAAATACACGGCTAGTGGACATAAACAAAGAACAAGAACAATGAGCTGTGAACTATTACTACCTCATGAAGTTTGGCGTAATAAATTAATCGAATATAAAGCGTTAAAAATAGATAAAAAAACAAACAAATGGGAGTCTACACATCGAGCACATCTTTTACAAAATGATGACCTTGAAATATTGACCATCTATAATGCTGAAATAAGGGGTTTGTATAACTATTACAAACTAGCGAATAACGTATATAAGCTAGATGGATTCAAATTCATCATGGAATACAGCATGTACAAAACTTTCGCTAATAAATACAAATCAAGTGTAAGAAAAATTCATAGAAAATACAGTATAAACGGAGACTTTGCGGTAAGGTATGATACTGCCAACGGCAGTAAAATTGCTTACTTCTATAAAGATGGATTCAAAAAACAATTACTCCCATCTTCATACTCTGATGTTGATGTGATTTCTAAAACAAGGAACATTATTTATAACCGAACAGGTTTAATCGAAAGATTACTTGCAGGTCAATGCGAATGGTGTTACTCAAAAAATGTAGAACTAGAAATCCATCACATTAAGAAACTAAAAAACCTTGATGGCAAAAAAAGATGGGAAAAGCGTATGATTGAACGAAACCGTAAGACGATGGCGCTCTGTAAGAAGTGTCATCTCGATCTACACAACGGTAAGTTAGATTGA
- a CDS encoding M23 family metallopeptidase, protein MPCTWVGWQDPTCSGNGKGNISESNKKSISYISRMGGYGTDGNNDGVADMWNIWDAVFSSAHLLKDNGFLEDKRKAIYSYNHSNAYVDEVVHYAELFASNTGGTPEVTKGKFMRPSLGPITSPFGPRWGKLHAGIDIGSNASTDPIVASADGVVVRSYTSSSYGECIMIKHNIEGETYTTVYAHMVTGSRRVQMGQTVQKGQVIGIKGTTGSSTGVHLHFEIRKGDWSTNQSNAIDPIGSEFLQLD, encoded by the coding sequence ATGCCTTGTACCTGGGTTGGTTGGCAAGATCCTACATGTAGTGGTAATGGTAAAGGTAATATATCAGAAAGTAATAAAAAGAGCATTTCATATATTAGTAGAATGGGAGGATATGGAACGGACGGGAATAATGATGGCGTGGCAGATATGTGGAACATATGGGATGCAGTTTTTTCATCCGCACACCTTTTAAAGGATAATGGTTTTTTAGAAGATAAACGTAAAGCGATTTATAGCTATAACCATTCGAATGCTTATGTAGATGAGGTTGTACACTATGCAGAATTATTTGCTTCAAATACTGGTGGTACTCCAGAAGTAACCAAAGGAAAATTTATGCGACCTTCTTTAGGGCCCATCACAAGTCCTTTTGGTCCTCGTTGGGGGAAATTACATGCTGGTATTGATATTGGTTCAAATGCTTCAACAGACCCTATTGTAGCCTCTGCAGATGGCGTTGTAGTTAGGTCCTATACATCTTCAAGTTATGGAGAATGTATTATGATAAAACATAATATTGAAGGTGAAACTTATACTACGGTTTATGCTCATATGGTAACTGGTAGTAGAAGGGTTCAGATGGGACAAACAGTTCAAAAAGGGCAAGTGATTGGTATAAAAGGAACAACAGGTAGCTCTACAGGTGTACACCTTCATTTTGAAATTCGTAAAGGGGATTGGTCAACAAATCAATCAAACGCTATTGATCCAATAGGATCAGAATTCCTGCAATTAGATTAG